The Acidimicrobiia bacterium genome window below encodes:
- a CDS encoding VOC family protein: MSFDLDHVAIGLHDITETLFALVGELGGVPIHGGEIVGFRSMQIRLGDGQRGMTVELLEPFNVHLNDFLARFLARSGVGPHHLTFKVKDIAAELERLEDLGYQPINVNLSNEMWQEAFLHPKDAHGTVVQIAQPGMHTPMATLLADSLAGRPHAMTEWWPQPPARAAHPVTLERVVLNTPAPEAAQAFFIEVLGGSPDPECADECQVVWPGGARLALEHHPDTAPGIDRFELTGREPGERVIGGTKFRFIGGSRF; encoded by the coding sequence ATGTCATTTGATCTCGACCACGTCGCCATTGGTTTGCACGACATCACAGAGACGCTTTTCGCCCTCGTCGGAGAACTCGGCGGCGTGCCGATTCACGGAGGGGAGATCGTCGGGTTCCGATCCATGCAGATCCGGCTCGGAGATGGCCAACGGGGGATGACCGTCGAACTCCTGGAACCGTTCAACGTGCATCTCAACGACTTCCTGGCCCGGTTCCTCGCCCGCAGCGGTGTCGGCCCTCATCACCTGACGTTCAAGGTGAAGGACATCGCCGCTGAACTCGAACGACTCGAAGACCTCGGGTACCAGCCGATCAACGTCAACCTCTCCAACGAGATGTGGCAAGAGGCGTTCCTGCATCCCAAAGATGCCCATGGGACGGTGGTGCAGATCGCCCAACCCGGGATGCACACCCCGATGGCAACGTTGCTGGCCGACTCGCTCGCCGGGCGCCCGCACGCGATGACTGAGTGGTGGCCGCAACCGCCGGCACGGGCGGCGCATCCCGTGACCCTGGAACGGGTTGTCCTCAACACACCAGCTCCCGAGGCCGCGCAAGCGTTCTTCATCGAGGTGCTGGGCGGATCGCCCGACCCTGAGTGTGCAGATGAATGCCAGGTCGTCTGGCCGGGTGGCGCTCGTCTCGCCCTGGAGCATCACCCGGACACGGCGCCGGGCATCGATCGTTTCGAGCTCACGGGCCGGGAGCCGGGGGAGCGGGTCATCGGCGGGACGAAGTTCCGATTCATAGGAGGTTCTAGGTTCTGA